One Arvicanthis niloticus isolate mArvNil1 chromosome 3, mArvNil1.pat.X, whole genome shotgun sequence DNA segment encodes these proteins:
- the LOC117705060 gene encoding U3 small nucleolar RNA-associated protein 14 homolog B translates to MNMARNVADLLALSQQEELVDLPDNYPLSTSEDEGDSDGEWKCQKLLEAVNSFGRKNKWKLAERSEASLMVSEFNVTSEGSGEKLALSDLLGSATALSSLGAVKKQLHRVKSKTLTTPLSKEEADRTVREAAFSKTSQMLSRWDPIVLKNRQAEQLVFPMEKEPPAVAPIEHVFTGWKARTPLEQEIFNLLHKNKQPVTDPLLTPVEKASIKAMSLEEAKIRRAELQRTRALQSYYEARARREKRIKSKKYHRVLRKGKAKKAVKEFEQLWKDCPSAALQELEKMEKVRMTERMSLKHQGSGKWAKSKAIMAKYDLEARKAMQEQLAKNRELTQKLQVVSESEEEDGCTEEGIVPVSDGMDDLQMNADGINPWMLSSCNSNAERGEIKTDPEQMPEFVAHVSSENEGVERPVTEEPVLKKRSFQERVDSSNAKPMVGQETEDSNSQEVLSESRILLQKLNKENHQSENQKVSSLDTVLHIQEEDLASEKFLVLQRLERAHALEQQGELGKGGHPKRGISRPVLKGVWREVNPPTKHDTPGGKKKKEQMIDLQNLLTTPSPSVKSLAVPTVQELEDEVETDHKQLIKEAFAGDDVIREFLKEKRKAIEANKPKDLDLSLPGWGEWVGMGLKPSAKKRRRFLIKAPESSPRKDKNLPNVIISEKRNIHAAAHQVRVVPHPFTHHQQFERTIQNPIGYTWNTQRAFQKLTVPKVGTKLGHIIEPIKAENVGYQSSSRSDLSVLQSNRKCLSRKQQKQLKKSSAD, encoded by the coding sequence ATGAACATGGCCAGGAATGTGGCAGACCTTCTGGCTTTGAGCCAGCAGGAAGAACTAGTGGATTTGCCAGACAACTACCCATTGAGTACAAGTGAAGACGAGGGGGACAGTGATGGAGAATGGAAATGTCAAAAGCTCCTGGAAGCAGTCAATTCCTTTGGTAGAAAGAATAAATGGAAGTTGGCAGAGAGATCTGAGGCTAGTCTGATGGTGTCAGAGTTCAATGTTACTTCTGAAGGATCAGGTGAAAAGCTGGCCCTTTCCGATTTGCTTGGGTCTGCTACAGCATTATCTTCGTTGGGTGCTGTGAAAAAACAACTGCATAGAGTCAAGTCAAAGACTCTGACCACACCCCTTAGCAAAGAAGAGGCTGACCGGACCGTCAGGGAAGCAGCATTTAGCAAAACCTCACAAATGCTCTCCAGGTGGGATCCCATCGTTCTGAAGAACCGGCAAGCAGAGCAGTTGGTTTTTCCCATGGAGAAGGAGCCGCCAGCTGTTGCTCCCATTGAACATGTCTTCACTGGCTGGAAAGCAAGAACCCCCCTGGAACAAGAAATTTTTAACCTTCTTCATAAGAACAAGCAGCCAGTAACAGACCCTTTATTGACTCCTGTGGAAAAAGCCTCCATCAAAGCCATGAGCCTGGAAGAAGCCAAGATACGCCGAGCAGAGCTTCAGAGGACACGAGCTCTGCAGTCCTATTATGAGGCTAGAGCtcgaagagagaagagaatcaagagtaaAAAATACCACAGAGTTCTAAGGAAAGGAAAGGCCAAGAAAGCCGTAAAAGAGTTTGAGCAGCTATGGAAGGACTGCCCAAGTGCTGCATTGCAAGAActggaaaaaatggaaaaagtcaGAATGACAGAACGGATGAGCCTTAAGCACCAGGGCAGTGGGAAATGGGCAAAGTCAAAGGCAATTATGGCCAAATATGACCTGGAGGCTCGAAAAGCTATGCAAGAACAGTTGGCTAAGAACAGAGAACTGACACAGAAACTCCAGGTAGTTTCAGAGAGTGAGGAAGAGGATGGATGCACAGAAGAGGGAATAGTCCCCGTCTCTGATGGAATGGATGACCTACAAATGAATGCAGATGGTATAAATCCCTGGATGCTTAGCAGTTGCAACAGCAATGCAGAAAGAGGTGAGATCAAAACAGACCCTGAACAGATGCCTGAATTTGTGGCCCATGTGTCTTCTGAGAATGAGGGAGTTGAAAGACCAGTGACAGAAGAACCTGTGTTGAAAAAAAGATCCTTTCAAGAAAGAGTTGATTCCAGCAATGCCAAGCCAATGGTTGGCCAAGAAACAGAAGACTCTAATAGCCAGGAGGTATTATCTGAATCGAGAATATTGCTTCAGAAACTCAACAAGGAAAATCATCAATCTGAGAATCAAAAAGTGAGTTCACTGGATACTGTTCTTCATATCCAGGAAGAGGACCTTGCCTCAGAGAAGTTCTTGGTGCTTCAAAGGCTAGAGAGAGCACATGCTCTGGAACAACAAGGAGAGTTGGGCAAAGGGGGTCATCCAAAAAGGGGGATTTCTAGACCTGTTTTGAAAGGGGTGTGGAGGGAGGTGAACCCACCTACCAAACATGATACCcctggagggaagaaaaagaaggaacaaatgATTGATCTACAGAACCTCCTGACTACTCCATCTCCTTCTGTGAAGTCTTTGGCAGTGCCCACAGTACAGGAGTTGGAAGATGAAGTGGAGACAGACCACAAGCAGCTAATAAAGGAAGCTTTTGCTGGGGATGATGTCATAAGAGAGTTcttaaaagagaagaggaaagctaTAGAGGCAAATAAGCCAAAGGACTTGGACCTGTCATTGCCTGGATGGGGTGAGTGGGTTGGTATGGGCCTGAAGCCCAGCGCCAAGAAAAGACGCCGTTTTCTTATTAAAGCTCCTGAAAGTTCtccaagaaaagacaagaatttGCCAAATGTGATTATCAGTGAGAAGCGCAACATCCATGCAGCTGCTCATCAGGTGCGGGTGGTTCCACACCCATTCACCCACCACCAGCAATTTGAAAGGACTATCCAGAACCCTATTGGGTACACATGGAACACCCAGAGAGCTTTCCAAAAGCTGACAGTTCCCAAGGTTGGCACCAAACTAGGCCATATCATTGAACCCATAAAAGCAGAAAATGTAGGGTACCAATCTTCCTCAAGGTCTGACCTTTCTGTCCTACAGAGCAATCGGAAGTGCCTCTCCAGAAAGCAGCAAAAACAGCTGAAGAAAAGCTCTGCAGATTGA